In Clostridia bacterium, the DNA window GCACGACGCCGTCGTAGCAGCCGTAGGCGTAGCTGTCGTCGGTGGCGACGGCGATGGAATCCACCCAGCTGTCGAGCGGCTCGTTGGAAAGCTCCTGAAGCGTCTCTCCGTCGAAGATGCGGAAATAGTTGCAGTAGCCGTTGCTGTTCTCGTTGGGTATGCCGCCGTAGTAGCAGCGGCTGCCGTCGCTGTTCAGCGCGACGGTCGGGAACGCGGATTGAGCGGTTACCGTTACGGGATTTTCAAAGGCGGGGTCGATCGCGCAGAGCTTCGTCTGCCTGCCGAAGACGATACGGCTTGCGTCGCCGGAGAGCGCGCAGGACATCGACCAGCCGGAGCCGGTCAGCGTGCGGTTGGACAGCTCTCTGAAATCCCTGAGGTCATACGTTCTCGCGTAGGTGGCGCCGTTGCAGTAGACGAGCAGGTCGTGCTCCGATGAGAAGGCGCCTTCGTGCGCGGGTGACCATATTACGCGGTAGGAGTCGGGCACGCTCGCTTCGTAGAGGTAGGGCAGATCGTCGGCGGGTTTCGCGTGGATATCGCTCTTGTAGTATCTGACGTAGTCGATGATGAAAGACGCCTCGTCCGGCATACCTTCAGGCAGGAGGTTGTTTCCCGGACCTTCTATGCCGGTGCCGAGTATGAGGAAATAGGGGTTTTCCTGAAGCGCGTTGCGCTTCGCGGGCGTGTCTATGGGTACCGTCAGATAAAGCGTGTCGTCGAAATACCAGCGCATCTGGTCATTTTCCCATTCTATCGCGTAGATGTGGTATTTCTCGGCCAGCTTCTCGACGTGAGTCAGAATGTTATAGTCGTGCCAGCCGCCCTCTTCAACGTGCTCACCGTTGTCGCCGGAGTAGTGGAATGTCGCGATCGAACTGCGTTCGCCCCACCAGTCTCCGCCGTCCGCGCCGGAGCCGACCATCTCAACGATGTCGATCTCGCCGCTTCGCGGCCAGATGTCGTCGTCGCCCATCGCCCAGAAGGCGGGCCAGATCTTGCGTCCCTCCGGCAGCTTCGCGCGCATTTCTATCCTGCCCTGCGTGAAGTGGAGCTTGTCCTCGGTCGAGAGGAATCCGCTCGTAGCGTGGTAGCCCATATATTCCTCTTTTATCGTTTTGATGACGAGGTTTCCGTCTTCGATATAGACGTTGTTCGGGCTGTCGCGGTTGAACATCGGCTCGGTATCGCTGCCGCGGTTTTTCGAGTTCGCGACGAACCAGACGCTGCGGTCGAGCGTGTCGAATTCGTCGCTCCAGGTCATCGTCCAGTCGTTGCCGCTGACTTCGAGGATATCGAAGTATCTGGTCGCGGAGCTTGAAGATAAAAGGAGCGGCTTCGTCGCGTTGTAGCCGATCTTGCATAAGCCGGAAACGTAGAAGCTGAAGCCCTTCGCTTTGCTGAACGAGCAGGACCATTTCTGCGTGTCGTTCGTGTAGTCGGGGACTCTGGCTTCGAGCTCCATCAGGTCGCTGTTGACTTTTTGGATCGCCGCCGCATATCTCTTGTTGACTATACGGAAGCGCGATACCATGACGGGATCGCGGCATATCTGCCAGAGCTGCGCGTCGTCGCCCTCCGCGCTTTCCGCGAAAGCGAGCTGTCTGTTGTCGGAAGCAGTCGGCGTTATGGTCAGCGCCATATTGCTTCCGCGCTGCAGGATCTTATAAAACCTGTTCGGGTCGAAGCCCAACGAAGTCATTTTCGTTTCCGAATACTCGCGCTCGCCCGCGCCTTCGGCGGAGCCGGAGACGGCGTGCAGGTCGCTGAAGGAAACGAGCGAAGCGCCGGTGAAGGTCAGGGATATATAGTTCAGCGTGCCGTCGAGCGGCGGCGCGCCGAAGCGGTCGAAGGGGAAGAGGTAATAGCTTTCGCCCGCGGTCACGGTAATATCCGAGAGGGTGAAAACGCAGTCGTCCGCGCTGCCGCGTCTGCCGATCTCAAGGTCGAGCGAGGCGTCGGCGTCGGCGCTTATCTTCAGCGCAAAGCCGTCCGCCGTCGG includes these proteins:
- a CDS encoding family 16 glycosylhydrolase — its product is SLDDAIAAAGRELYGMYTAQSGNLLRDCYDKAQAVIQSGRTDNGEAAALRAAIDALAPLENYTREPLLGFEGLTDADIRSMPLRRGSVSVSDGVVTLSGSGTLRYANAASEGVSGPSPFGVPCPTADGFALKISADADASLDLEIGRRGSADDCVFTLSDITVTAGESYYLFPFDRFGAPPLDGTLNYISLTFTGASLVSFSDLHAVSGSAEGAGEREYSETKMTSLGFDPNRFYKILQRGSNMALTITPTASDNRQLAFAESAEGDDAQLWQICRDPVMVSRFRIVNKRYAAAIQKVNSDLMELEARVPDYTNDTQKWSCSFSKAKGFSFYVSGLCKIGYNATKPLLLSSSSATRYFDILEVSGNDWTMTWSDEFDTLDRSVWFVANSKNRGSDTEPMFNRDSPNNVYIEDGNLVIKTIKEEYMGYHATSGFLSTEDKLHFTQGRIEMRAKLPEGRKIWPAFWAMGDDDIWPRSGEIDIVEMVGSGADGGDWWGERSSIATFHYSGDNGEHVEEGGWHDYNILTHVEKLAEKYHIYAIEWENDQMRWYFDDTLYLTVPIDTPAKRNALQENPYFLILGTGIEGPGNNLLPEGMPDEASFIIDYVRYYKSDIHAKPADDLPYLYEASVPDSYRVIWSPAHEGAFSSEHDLLVYCNGATYARTYDLRDFRELSNRTLTGSGWSMSCALSGDASRIVFGRQTKLCAIDPAFENPVTVTAQSAFPTVALNSDGSRCYYGGIPNENSNGYCNYFRIFDGETLQELSNEPLDSWVDSIAVATDDSYAYGCYDGVVRVRSASDADLGGFTAEGRVISLVFSPDSKTLYASDGEKRIYKFDVETGEVSDLATCADEIFKITLSPDGTRLAAACGDSCARVYDTATGRLAARPCLGRLAVTTAVYSLDGRLLLLGGTDGRIGVYRASDGLPLALLRDDTLGSTWYNTVAISSDSSSVMAIHGVQDFNSGVSGWRLPELLPESADFSALEALPFYDETAYTAESYSPYAEALKNANAVKANPYSAQSAIDAAAQAVAEAAEGLVEGSDEPDIMKGDFDGDKQITVNDALSALRIAAKLVPETPEALLIGDIDGDGTIAVNDALAILRVAAKLADSL